DNA sequence from the Pseudomonadota bacterium genome:
CGGGTACAATTCCATATTTTTCTTTAAGATGTATTACCTCTTCCTTTAATTCTTCCCTGATTTTCGCCGCTATTTCCGTTCCGCTTATGATTTTAGCAGACATGAACCCTCCGTGCATGATTTATGATGGGCGACCATCCCGCCTTGGGCGGGATTAGGACGACCGTTCATCCCTAAAATAGCGGGATTCACTAAGACGATGGACGCTATAGATTTTTCGTCCCTCGTCCCTCGTGTGTTATTTCTCCTACTTCAAGGTTCTCCCGAATATTCCATACGCATCGGCAAGTGCATGGGATGATTTGCTGAGAGAGAATATCGTTTCTCCCGCCAGATCACCTTTCCAGACCTCTTCATCGTCTCTAACCATTCCTGTTATCTCAATACCTTTTTGCATTGCCACTTCTCTCAAACTATTACTCTCTTCCTCTTTAACCCTGTTTATAATTGTATATCTTTCCTTTATGTTCAGGTGTAATTCCTTTATAAGGTCAAAAATTCTGCTTGCCGTTAAAATCCCCCTTGGGGTCGCGTCAGAAATCACATACAATCCATCTACATCCTGCGTTACGAGTCTGCTGATATGTTCCATACCTGCTTCATTATCCACTACTATATAGGCATAACTATCCTTCAACGCATCTATGTATTTCTTTGCAAGACTGTTTGCCGCACAATAGCAACCAGGCCCCTCCGGTCTTCCCATTACAAGCAGGTCAAATCCCTTCCCCTCTATGATTGCTTCGTGAACTTTATATTCAAACCAGACATCTTTTGTTATGCCTTGCGGCACATCCTTCTTCATTAACTCCCTTGCATCACCAATGGTAGTATGAACTTTCACACCAAGTACCTCATTCAGGTTTGAATTGGGGTCAACATCAACTGCAAGAACCGGCCCATCCTTTATTTCCTCAACAATATACCTCACAAGCATTCCACCAATTGTGGTCTTGCCAACACCTCCCTTGCCTGCAATTGCTATAACCTTTGGCATACAATTCTCCTAATAGTAGGGAGTAATCCCGCCACGAGCGGGACTACTGCATACTGTTAACTGTCTTATCTTTTCAACCTCTGTCCATCAGCCTTTCCATAACCTTCGGGAACAAATGCTGGTCGGTGTGTGGAAGGAACATGGCTGCTATAAACTCGTCCATGAACTTATGCGTGTCCGAAAGTTCAATGTTCGTCATAGTCCTCGCAATTCTTTCTGCTTCACCTAAAAACCTTTTCGAGAAAGAGAGCAATCTCGCACCGAGAAGAGAGCCATTCCCCACAAATATAAAACTTTCCAGGGGCAACTCTGGCAAAAGTCCAATTACCTGTGCCTTTTCAGGGTCTATATAGTGCCCAAAACCGCCAGCAATAATAACTATATCTATGTCAGCAAAAGCAAGACCAACATTATCAAGGAGTACCTTGCATCCTGCATACATGGCAGCTTTTGCCCGTATCAGATTGTCCAGATCTATCTCTGTGATTACAATATCCTTATTTATCTGAGTTTCGGGTGCATAGCTTATCACATATTCATAGCCACTCTCGCCTTCCCTTACCCTTTTTGTTGGTAATGTCCTTTTAAACTTACCATTTTGATCTATCAGACCCGCCTCAATAAGTTCTGCAACAATATCAATCAAACCAGAACCACATATACCCATCGGTTTTTTCCTTCCAACAGTCAGTATCATGGGCTCAAAGGTTACCGGGTTGATTCTCACCTGCTCTATGGCGCCTCTTCCTGCCCTCATGCCAAACTTAATACCACCACCCTCAAAAGCAGGCCCGGCAGAACAAGATGCACACATGAGCCAATCTTTGTTACCGAGGACTATTTCACCATTTGTGCCTATATCCATAAACAGGGCAATCTTATCCCTCTGAAATATTCCTGAACCAAGAACCCCTGCCACTATATCCCCTCCAACATAGGAAGCTACACATGGGAAGATATAGACATATGCATGTTCCTCAACATCTACACCAAGGTCTATTGCCCTGACAGGAGGAATAAACGTTGAGACAGGGGTATACGGTGAGAGCATGATGTATTTAGGATCCAAACCAAGGACAAGGTGTGTCATTGTAGTATTTCCAGCAAATACAAGATGTGATATAGAACTCACATTAATTTTGCTTATATCAAGCAGTTCTCTTATTATCCCATTTATAGTTGCTACTACAACCTTTTGAAGCCTCTTCAGTCCTCCCTTTTTACGGGAATACATAATCCTTGATATCACGTCTTCCCCATAGCTAATCTGGGCATTATAATCAGAGGATTCCGCAAGTGTGCATAATTCCCTTCCGTTAAGCACCTCTACCTTCTTAAAGACACTGCAATGAACAAGGTCCAGGAGTTGACCACAAATAGTTGTTGTGCCAATATCTATCACTATTGAATAGCTTTCATTCTCTGTATTTCCAGGCTCTACGTGAATTAGTTTATAACCTTTTTTTGTAAGGACCACTGTTGCTGTGGC
Encoded proteins:
- a CDS encoding bifunctional 5,10-methylene-tetrahydrofolate dehydrogenase/5,10-methylene-tetrahydrofolate cyclohydrolase — encoded protein: MSAKIISGTEIAAKIREELKEEVIHLKEKYGIVP
- a CDS encoding AAA family ATPase; translated protein: MPKVIAIAGKGGVGKTTIGGMLVRYIVEEIKDGPVLAVDVDPNSNLNEVLGVKVHTTIGDARELMKKDVPQGITKDVWFEYKVHEAIIEGKGFDLLVMGRPEGPGCYCAANSLAKKYIDALKDSYAYIVVDNEAGMEHISRLVTQDVDGLYVISDATPRGILTASRIFDLIKELHLNIKERYTIINRVKEEESNSLREVAMQKGIEITGMVRDDEEVWKGDLAGETIFSLSKSSHALADAYGIFGRTLK
- a CDS encoding ASKHA domain-containing protein, producing the protein MTRYKLKFLPIDRLFLVEDGENILEAAMKAGIHINASCGGNSDCGRCRIKIIEGDAYSPVHPKISQKEYDAGIRLACMTTVHGDAVVEVPLESQVDRTVLERKREAPHILSTSDIEQLVKEWEADPAVFKKYVELPVPSIEDNISDLGRLTRELKKRYDIDDISVDFRVLKKLSSTLRDANWKATATVVLTKKGYKLIHVEPGNTENESYSIVIDIGTTTICGQLLDLVHCSVFKKVEVLNGRELCTLAESSDYNAQISYGEDVISRIMYSRKKGGLKRLQKVVVATINGIIRELLDISKINVSSISHLVFAGNTTMTHLVLGLDPKYIMLSPYTPVSTFIPPVRAIDLGVDVEEHAYVYIFPCVASYVGGDIVAGVLGSGIFQRDKIALFMDIGTNGEIVLGNKDWLMCASCSAGPAFEGGGIKFGMRAGRGAIEQVRINPVTFEPMILTVGRKKPMGICGSGLIDIVAELIEAGLIDQNGKFKRTLPTKRVREGESGYEYVISYAPETQINKDIVITEIDLDNLIRAKAAMYAGCKVLLDNVGLAFADIDIVIIAGGFGHYIDPEKAQVIGLLPELPLESFIFVGNGSLLGARLLSFSKRFLGEAERIARTMTNIELSDTHKFMDEFIAAMFLPHTDQHLFPKVMERLMDRG